Part of the Lolium rigidum isolate FL_2022 chromosome 6, APGP_CSIRO_Lrig_0.1, whole genome shotgun sequence genome, gGAGCAAGGAAGACGTAGTCatcttgataaggggtggcccgatcttctcagtaagcaatggtggtgatgatgatcacgggatgaacacagcggagattcacggatgatgaagtggatgataacttgtatgatgcaacgagatctctccattggaccctgtcgccaatgcaacaactctcaaccctgcaagatattcgcaactccacacacttgcgcacgtagccgccgaccacgaagcgataAGTtgtaaccgtctaattcccaatggaacagcagattacacaagactttcaagatttacaccaaatcaatgcaatatggtgtagggattcaatagagttgcaaagcaatcaactatgaacaagggtttatcttaaacgtggtctaaagctattatgggagcgtcctgggcacttatataggggtttaggacgacctcaggtcgaaaagatacatagaaaaccgacccagatcggatctGGTCGAGAGAGACTCGTAGTCGGCCGGTcatacgaccggtcgaccgggcctgggaccgggccatctGGTTTCAACCGGGTCTGGCGCCGGGTGGAAACCGGGCTAGGCGTCCGGGCTTAGTGCCTGGTTGGCACAAGCCGGagatccggtcggcgccgggctaggccggtcgggcgcccggttggaccgggcctgggaccgggggcGCCGGCGTggcgtccggtctgaccgggcctggcgccggcctggacttcttcttctcccctcgtgcatgcctccctctcctccctcgcgcttccatgggatgtcttcatgtccagcttcatggccagcttcatgtccagcttcacgtctagcttcttgtccagctgctactctcctcctcgtgcgatgcttgctccctcctcatacctgatcatacataagtaataggacttaggcagtataaagttctcatcgatcaaagtatcacttaggaacaagttcacctgttgtttgagtagcttcgcacgaggtcATGTCattgtccaatcctgacttcattggacttgagcttcacagcagcatggtcttcatcttgcaatgacggaggtagtaatgtaatagggatgtcctcatcacatctACGGATCGAGATTGTAAAAAGACACACATGGTTACCTAGGTTCAGCCCCTCCAGGAGTAAAAGGCAGGGCCGacccgcggggggggggggggggggtcgtccCAGGCCCGTGTGTGCTTCCTAGGCCAGTCGACCCTGGCGAGTGGCACGTGTTTCCTTGGCCAGTCCTGGCAAGTCCTCCTGGTAATGGGATCCGTGGGCTATGTCCCCATCAGCTCATAAACTCTAGTGATACTTTTATAGGTCTCAAAATATTCAAAAGAAATCTTATGTGTACATGAGATTATGCACATAAATATGTGTTTTCACGAGAAAAATTATCTAACTGAGAGCTGCACATTTTTTTTAATAAGTGGTCTATTGTTTCAGATAACTGAAAATATTTTCCACACAAAACCGCAACATATATGTCAGGTGAGCGCTCGTAACATACTGAACATCAAATATGCACCACCTTGTCTAATCGTTTGCGACATTCCAGTCCAGAGCATAAAGAAGCTTCCTTGGCAGGAGTACTTCTCTGATTTCTTTTCCAGTAGCTGCAAGTCAGTTCTATTTCGATGTCTTCCAAAGTTGTTTGTACTACTGATCATTACCGGAAAATAGTCATTACTGACAAATCCTTGTGTAATCATGTCTTATACACACTGTGGTTAATCTTACGAGATTCGGGCCAGTTAAGCTGCACCTCTTGCTACAGACCGTCGTAAACTTCAGTCTATTTTAGGTGAAACGAACAGAGGTTCTATATATCCAACGCATGCATGCAGTGTTCTACGCCAGTGACACGAGAGTATACACTTTGCATTTCCTAAACTTATTATGTTGTCAACCAACCTGTAACAACTAACAAGTACATGCAAGGAGCACAACAACAGATTGAATTACACCTCCGTAGCATTTGGATAGTATTGACAGATACTCCTCATGCTAACACAGTTCAGACTAATAAGAGGAACACACAACAAAGAAGTAATTAATACAAATACATCAGTTAGACAGGGAGCTGCAATCAGACCCATCAGAAATTTCTTGATTTATCACCATTTTTAAAAAAACATAAGGCCAAACGgccagctttatatataaagccaaccACCAACCACATAGAGTTTTACACCGGGTTCGAAACCCACCACATAAAACAGTTCAACCCTAGCGGGTACTCACGTTGAACGCCACATAACAACGGGATAGATCAAAGTACACACAATACATATAAGAGAGGTCACGTGCCGCCATCTCTCGTCCACGTCTGGAGCCTCCTAATCTCTCCCAGCGCCGCATCCAGTAGTCCCCTATCCATCGgtttgaccagaaccctccacctATGCATATGTAAAGACATTTGTAGTAAAGCATCAGTCGGGTTATTGATCATCTTTCCTTTGATGGCTAGCTTATTTCTAATACTAGACTTGCCCGAGATCTGATCATCGGTATCatcatacctagttcaatctcgttacCGATAAACATTATTAACTCGTTCCTATGGTATTCCATCCTCATGACCTAGTCATACGTTGTGTAGCTCTATGGATGCAATATCATCGAGTGGGCCTAGAGTATCTTTCCATCAGGTGGATAAAAAAAATCCCGATCTTAATACATAGGCCTCATTCTACCCCTTCGGAGTACCTCACAGACACTTTTATGATCACCCTGTTACGGTGTGACGGTTGATGCAGCCAATGCAACATCCGGTGGTACTAATTAGATATGATCTCACGATCTAAGAAGTAGGTTACTACTCTTTCATAATTATCGTAAAGATGAACGTTGTGACTTGATCATGTTGCAATACTTTTATTGGGTATGCgcatcatatcattcatctaatgatatGATCCCATTGACATAAGTGCCCATGATCGGGAAACCTCGATCATCTGTTGACTAATGAGCTAGTTTCCACATTGTCTCATCAGGGACTCTGATTTGTTTACATACCACACATGTACTAATATTTCCGATTGATACAGTTATAGCATAACATAAAACTTATTATGAACTAATGAGATATGATAATAAACActttattatttgcctctaggtCACATCTCCAACAGTAATAGTCACCATTCTTTGCACCAACGTGTTTTCCCGAGTCTTTGCCGAATTTCTTTCTGTCTTTGCTGAGTACTAACTCCTTGTCGTGTGTTTTGGCGTGGCACTTGGTAAAAAgggttgtttgccaagttttaaacTGTTTACACTTAGCAAACAATCCCATTCAGCGGCAATTGATTTTCCGGTAGTGCGTGTGAGGACAAAATTATTTGATACTAAAGCATTAAGGGATTTGGTAGTTTTAAGCTGAGAACTAAGTTCTACCCAGTTAACTCCTACACCATTCGATTTGCATCGTGATTAGTGTATATGAGTTACAACTAAGTTTTttcggttgcaactgagattgcaactgagatttttcttaGTTGCAAGTGGAGATGAAACTAAAAGAATGCTTCGAATCATTGACTGTACTTTTCTCAGTTGCAAGTGGAGATGAAACTAAAAGAATGCTTCGAATCATTGACTGTACTTAGTCATTCGTCCTAGTATTGCAACTGAAATTGAATAAAATCATCTGATTAAATGAGGTTTGAGAAATAGTCACAACCAAACATTAAGAGAATCACACTTTATTTTCTGGGACAGCATAACTAGGAGTACTCCGCGGGCGTCACATGAAACGGAGGGAGCATATACGTTAGTAATTCGCTCATGGAAAACGCTGCGTCGCGCGCAACACGAGCTTGGACTTCCTCCGTATTGTAATGCCGAAGGACTCGGACATGTCGAGCTCATCACCGCTCGGAAGCTCCCAGTCGAAGTGGTAGAGGAGGCTGGCGAGCAGGAGCTCCATGTTGGCCAGGCCGAGCGCCACGCCGGGGCACATCCTCCTGCCTGCCCCAAAGGGGATGAACTCGAAGTCGCCGCCCTTGAAGTCCATGGCGGTGCTCGCCTCGAACCTCTGCGGCTTGAACTCCTCGGCGTCCTCCCAGTATGCGCCATCCCTGCACATCGCCCAAGTGTTCACCAGCACCTTTGTTCCCTCGGGGATGTCGTAGCCCATCACCTCGCACCGCTCCCGGCACTGCCTGGGCAGCAGGAACGGCACCGGCGCGTGCAGGCGCAACGTCTCCCTGATCACCAGATGAAGGTAGCTTAGCTTTCCCACGTCGCACTCTGTTATCTTGCTTTGCCCCTTGAATGCGCCCCTCACCTCCGCCTGGGCCCTGCGGAGGAGATCTGGGTTCATTACCAGCTCCGACATGGCCCATTCGAGTGTCGTGGATGACGTCCCGCTCCCGGCAGCAAAAATCTCCTGGAATCAGGAAGTGTGAGCATATTTGGTAATTAAGAAGAGATCGTATTCCTTCCTAGCTAGCGCTTGAAGTATGGAATGATTCATGCTGAGATCAGAGATGGGGCAGTAACCAGGATGACGGTGGTGATGATCTCGGTGGTGAGGGCGCACTGCACGCCGCCGTCGCTCTGCACCCTGAGCAGCACGCTGAGTATGTCCTCCTCGCCGTCGCTACGTCCATGGGCGCCTGCAGTAGTACGCTCCAGGATGATGTCCTTCATGATGTCGCACATCTGTTGGTTACACCGCTCGGCCTTGCGAAGCCCGCCGCTGAGCCAGCGCGCCAGCGTGGACGAGGGGAACAGGTCGGCCAGGTTGAAGCCGGCGGTGAGCTTCACCGACTCATCGATCTCGCGCACGAACTCGTCGCGCCGCGGGCACCGGCTGCCGATGGCCGATCGCACCACGATGTTGTTTATCACGTGCGACATCCGCTCGGCGATATCAAccacggcgccgacgccgccggtGCGAGCGCACTCGTCCGCAAGGGAGCGGACCAGGCCGGCGGTCTCGTCCTCGCGgatgttttttttcgaaatgggggtcttccccggcttctgcatcatggtgatgcacacggcctttttattaaaaatattcaGAATAGTATTGTTTACAAATCACTCATCGACGAGGATGTGGCGCATGGACTGCACGCGGCGCGTGCTGAGGAGCTCTAGGACGCAGACGCGGCGGAGCTGGCGCCACAGGTCGCCGTAGGGGGAGAAGAGGATGTCTTGGCCGCCGCGGCTGAAGACGGCCAGCGTGGGCGACAGGTGGCGGCTGGCGAAGGCGGTGTCGTGCGTTTTGAGGACCTCCCTGGCGGCCTCGGCGGAGGAGACGACCAGCGTGGGTACGACGCCGAAACGGAGCAGCATGAGCGGGCCGTGTATGCCGGAGAGCTCACGCAGGGCCCGGTGCGGGAGGTCGCCGTAGCGCGACAGCAGGACGTGATGGAGGCTGCCCAGGAGCGGCAGCTTCCATGGCCCAGGCGGCAGCCGCTTTCCTGGCGCGGAGCAAGTGCAAATGGTCACGACGTGTTTGACGAGCAATAAGAAGATCAGTGAGACAAGGAAGCCGAGCAGCGGCAACGATCCAAGCTCCATTGTTCAATTTGTTGGTGGTGGGTGCAGCTACGATCGAGCTACCTCGGCGTGGCCTTTGAATCGAGTAGGCAAATGAGGATGTATCGAGGTGGACCTTAGGTTTGCATGGCACATGTATTTACGAAGATTATACGTGTATTTATAAAGGGTCTGGCTTCGATGGGAGAGAGGCCGGTCGATGGGCaccgtttccgtggtttggtcgtCGGCGGTCACGGCGGCTAGCTTACACCAGTCAATGCCGTACCCAGCATAAAAGGCGGCCGCGCGCAGTCACCGATACGATCGAGTAGCTACATGCATGCCTGTGGCTTGTTCCGCATGCACGAGAGGTGCCACAGTGTCACTTGGCCTCGGTCTCTTACGCTCTATGACAGATCATTTCAGCTTGGCTTGGAATTGGAAGAGTGGTGGACGATGAGATCCAAAGTATACATTGCCGGAAAAAGTGTAGTGGAGCACCTGCTCCTTGCGCACGCGTATCACCGTCGTTCGTGCTTTCTTGAGATACAAGAACTTACTTCACGTACGTGTGCAGATGTTTAGCAGGTGCACCGGTAATGCTACACCTACTTAATTTATTTACGGGAAAGCCTTACAGGATGACGTGGAGGCCCTTCGCGCGAAGGAAGTGGACAGGGAAAAACTGATCCAGAAATTTACGGGAAAACAGCCGGCGGCTCAGGTTAGCTGTAGTTCAGATTTTCGTCCTTCCAGATCGAAGAGGACGGCGTCTTTGCTATCTCTTGATCGAATAGGACATCGCCATCTAGCCTTTCAGGTTTGATAGACTAGAACGTCAGCATCTGCTCTTTCTCCTTCATAACTGATCGGCCAGGATGCCGGCATCTGCTCTTTCTCTGTTCGTGACAGATCGACCGGACGCTGCTTCCTACACCTGTTCGTTAATTTTCTGAACAATCTTTGTACAACAACATAAGATTGATCAGAATTAGCAGGTAAACATATCCATTGTGAACCTAGTATTTTCTTGCAATCATGACCATGTGAACCTAGTATATTCATGTGGTCTGCTGATGGGATATTCATCGTTTCTGAAATCTGACCGCACATAACATATCTCTACAGGTGATGATATTCATCGTTTCAATTCACCTAAATTCTAATGTGATGATCTGTACTCCGTAGGTCTTATGTGATGATCTGTATTCCGTAGGGATGGATATTCAGACTACTGGTGTTCAAGATTCAAGTGACATGTCTATTTCAAGAAACAATGTTGGCTTTTGAGCAAGAGACGGAAGCCAACTCAGAACTTGCACATGATCACGATGAAGCTCAACAAGATGCCTTACATGAAGATCCTGAGTTGGGCAGGAGCTTTGATAGTGAGAATGATGTGCGGGAATACTACAAAGAATGTGCTAAATCTAAAGGATTCGGTGTTACGATACTAATGATGATGAAGAGCTGAAGTACCTTACACTTTGTTGCTCTCGCTATGGTAAGACTCAGTCCAACTCAAAAAAATTGCTGAGGCCAAATCCATCAGCCGGGTTAGAATGCAAAGCTAAAATTAATATTACACGTTTTCATGATGGGAAGTTTCAAGTTTCAAAGGTCATTTTGGATCACAATCATTCATTGAGTCCACTCAAATCTCGGTTGTTCAGATGCAACAAAAAGGTGGATTTTAATGTTAAGCGGGGGCTGTTGTTGAATGACCGGGCTGGAATACGAGTAAACAAGAATTTTAATTCTCTCGTAGTGTAAGCGGATGGTCATGAGAACCTAACTTTTCGTGAGAAAGATTGTCGCAATTTTCTAGAGAAAGAAAGAAGGTTGAAACTTGGAAttggtgatgctaaagctattcGTGACTATTTTGTGAAAATGCAATCCGACAATCCTAACTTTTTCAGTGTTATGAATGTTCATGATGAATCTCGGCTAATTTACATGATGAATGAATTGGCATCTCATTCTAATATAAGAGAGGACCACTACGACCATCGTGGATGAGTTGTCACAACAATCAAACAGGTGTGGAAAGCTAACCCTGAGAAGACCTGACCCCGTCCACCAGTCCATCCAGAAGTAAGTTCTGACCCATCATGGACCTGATGCCTAGCCCCAAGCTTGAAAAACCACTTCACCTTTTAAATGGAATTCCAGAACTAGGAGCCACTCGTGGGTACCCTCGGGGAGAACAAATCGTGGTCTCCGAGGTATTTAGCCCTCAGGAGGTCCGCCCATAGACCCTCCTCACCCTGGTAAAGCTTCCAAACCCATGTCAATATCAGAGCAATGTTCATGTGTTTGGTATTGAGATTCCCAAACCCCCAAAAGCTTTGGGCTTGCATACCGTGTCTCAATCCACCATGTGATACTTCCTCTTGGTCCCCACcccttccaaaaaaaaaagcGAGACCAAGATTTGTTCATAGCCACATGCGTCAAGTCATGTAGCTAGGAGGTTAAGACCCATCGCAAACACCGGACTCGAGAGGCATGAGATAGCCAGTTCCAGCCTACCCGGAGACGCTAGGAAGAGCTTGCCATGGGTCAACCCTATGACCCACCTTCTCAGTTAGGAAGTGCCAGTCTGCCACTGAGAGTGATTTGTCAGAAACTGGGAGTCCCAAATATTTCATCGAGAGGCTCCCCAATTTACAGTTAAGCCCCTGAGCTACCCTTAGCTGTTCCTCCTCGGAGACCCCTGTCACCACAACTTCTCTCTTCGAGAAATTTATCTTAAGCCCCTACATATTCTCAAAACAGAGCAGGAGTAATTAGAGGTTTGCTACTCCCAAAGTACGGGGCTCAATCAAGATCATGGTATCATCCGCACACTGGAGATGGGAGACCCCCTCTGGGATGAGATGGGGAACCACCCCTTAGATATGTCCGGCCTCATTCGCTTTCGCCAGAATTGCGGCCAGAgcattgatgcgtgcaattaacacacgtccgttgggaaccccaagaggaaggtgtgatgcagacagtagcaagttttccctcagaaagaaaccaaggtttatcgaaccaggaggagccaagaagcacgttgaaggttgatggcggcgaagtgtagtgcggcgcaacaccggggattcctgcgccaacgtggaacctgcacaacacaaccaaagtactttgccccaacgtaacagtgaggttgtcaatctcaccggcttgctgtgaataaccgtattgtgtggaagatgattgtttgcgaagaacagtaaagaacaagtattgcagtagattgtatttcagatgtaaagaatagaccggggtccacagttcactagcggtgtctctcccataagataaatagcatgttgggtgaacgaattacggttgggcaattgacaaataaagaaggcataacaatgcacatacatatatcatgatgagtactatgagatttaatcggggcattacgacaaagtacatagaccgccatccaacatgcatctatgcctaaaaattccactttcgagttatcatccgaaccccttccggtattaagttgcaagcaacgagacaattgcattaagtatggtgcgtaatgtaatcaacacaaatatccttagacaaagcatcgatgttttatccctagtggcaacaagcacatccacaaccttagaactttccgtcactcgtcccagatttaatggaggcatgaacccactatcgagcataaatactccctcttggagtcacaagtatcaacttggccagagcctctactagcaacggagagcatgcaagaacataaacaacatatatgatagattgataatcaacttcacatagtattcaatatccatcggatcccaacaaacacaacatgtaggattacaaagaaacgatcttgatcatgatgggcagctcacaagatcgagcatgatagcacaattaggagaagacgaccatctagctactgctatggacccatggtccaggggtgaactactcacacatcaatccggaggcgatcatggcgatgaagagtcc contains:
- the LOC124662437 gene encoding dolabradiene monooxygenase-like, with the protein product MELGSLPLLGFLVSLIFLLLVKHVVTICTCSAPGKRLPPGPWKLPLLGSLHHVLLSRYGDLPHRALRELSGIHGPLMLLRFGVVPTLVVSSAEAAREVLKTHDTAFASRHLSPTLAVFSRGGQDILFSPYGDLWRQLRRVCVLELLSTRRVQSMRHIREDETAGLVRSLADECARTGGVGAVVDIAERMSHVINNIVVRSAIGSRCPRRDEFVREIDESVKLTAGFNLADLFPSSTLARWLSGGLRKAERCNQQMCDIMKDIILERTTAGAHGRSDGEEDILSVLLRVQSDGGVQCALTTEIITTVILEIFAAGSGTSSTTLEWAMSELVMNPDLLRRAQAEVRGAFKGQSKITECDVGKLSYLHLVIRETLRLHAPVPFLLPRQCRERCEVMGYDIPEGTKVLVNTWAMCRDGAYWEDAEEFKPQRFEASTAMDFKGGDFEFIPFGAGRRMCPGVALGLANMELLLASLLYHFDWELPSGDELDMSESFGITIRRKSKLVLRATQRFP